From a single Glycine soja cultivar W05 chromosome 19, ASM419377v2, whole genome shotgun sequence genomic region:
- the LOC114400136 gene encoding ubiquitin-conjugating enzyme E2-17 kDa-like, with protein sequence MASKRILKELKDLQKDPPTSCSAGPVAEDMFHWQATIMGPPDSPYAGGVFLVTIHFPPDYPFKPPKVAFRTKVFHPNINSNGSICLDILKEQWSPALTISKVLLSICSLLTDPNPDDPLVPEIAHMYKTDRSKYETTARSWTQKYAMG encoded by the exons ATGGCCTCCAAGCGGATTCTGAAGGAGCTCAAGGACCTACAGAAAGACCCTCCAACCTCTTGCAGTGCCG GTCCCGTAGCAGAAGATATGTTTCATTGGCAAGCAACTATAATGGGTCCCCCTGATAGCCCTTATGCTGGGGGTGTTTTTCTAGTTACTATTCATTTTCCTCCGGATTATCCATTCAAGCCACCCAAG GTTGCATTTAGGACTAAAGTTTTCCACCCAAATATCAACAGCAATGGTAGTATTTGTCTTGATATCTTAAAGGAGCAGTGGAGCCCAGCATTGACAATATCTAAG GTGTTGCTCTCCATTTGCTCCCTATTGACCGATCCAAACCCAGATGACCCCTTGGTGCCTGAAATTGCTCATATGTACAAGACAGACAGGTCCAAGTATGAAACAACTGCTAGGAGCTGGACTCAGAAGTATGCAATGGGCTAG